A region of Coccinella septempunctata chromosome 5, icCocSept1.1, whole genome shotgun sequence DNA encodes the following proteins:
- the LOC123312824 gene encoding mucin-5AC isoform X3: protein MAWSRSDMVCLNLLVFFLIPVIYAAPLSELGSDNLGYYPVSDQTGCYYNFQHYDEGDRIFTNEPCLNCTCHNKMLMCYLRVCPFVKAYGDNCRVEKRADLCCPIITCPEVPVPLIPSNETQSTDDTALGRPENYGCTINGLFYADGVRIPGDPDKPCELCYCIKNKTACVMQECTLKIHGCTPVYHKDICCPIRYNCDRPGLEGPTDSEGGLVFTTTTTTTTTTTTTTTAAPTTTEAPSSCIYNEQVYQDGERLEKNENDKPCETCYCMKGHIVCAVQECAPTPLEKINCTALPPVEGECCPSMYECDNISGDLSTTAPSSETDSGKEIYGIPMVPVGSEVVSEVDTSSESDSNVESSTNPHKEPEPEGTTARLAQADLSTEGQEHSSETPEIPEDGVTTSKHDEENVPTISSESQVTTNEPQEGKGSQVQYETTTSVIKPTEKQDEAITTATLQHSTEGENTSSDDTADGDEEESHETPTTRKNTEAVSSEATTISQVSEEHSTSPSTEKQDEVYDNNAKQTTTTEGYSTYKSTSEPISYSTGENSEDSSSEVTTLRQNLQETTEVSSAEATTHSSNAQSASEEVSPEATTEAKFPNTDDDTAPTTLSQVGEEDMDKITEAPQIQAHISDLEKESDKSTSVPEAESSSSHPEDSSTERHTEDSTKYEDKIETDSTTSPKITTDTSEQSGKVTESSQNEQSPEINSTESPIERKTTLGEEATTQSIKSGENTETAFTKDTSEDNKEHETITENISEVFSSTDSQSNEKTTIPEEEHPKETTEASSESEILNNGDESMGSTTVISMEAPTPKTPVQVADRIPEIPSAETTIGVEDKVVTESVQTIENEQSPSSESSLPTIREETTEKDASVNESFSTESLKDQSGKSTTEIAPKNPEKQDVDRFQGTEKPQESSTNSPTEEESTTPKETQEITEGKLSTSTENLSEVTSDNSKENVPNVVTEKSIEGESNHSEPQETFEIYEASTTPEIETTEYHIPEKSSSEIPTSPEASGGQTTMQPSILVESSTGSQSTSNEEPISTTGSEADADVATEKSTAASTESTETQKPRTSSTTLGYELDKNSAQITTESIAQSETTEERLVPGEGSCLVDGITYENNAHIEPINQCQVSCKCINSIVKCESITCDPPAADLQNCMAVYPGPDSCCPIYNCATPGDQSMESGSQKKEHEIQGSPVVTETSASETTETSFITTSSSSVDDEKESSTDLIQGSHNDITTIKSKVSELTEEPVQESTTLPSKESESSSTGEQASVESSEKETDESLTESSTGDDNLNQTSGDDKESDIKEGESSTSPSTDASDYDGSSTSKQEIFTESVTEPEVASEDKISRTTTIETSEGATSTETPQQELSGTQKNEEENTSSSTQQSIPVEDDKVSIKPNQPSDGEALTDKTTRPEETSERVVEDDNKEDTTVSGEEKPFTSRPSIEQQSTEITASEKLNEAEITTQRSGYTTLNEISSQGETSTEKQLTEGQTPFTSPTIVDDHKVSEKVPNGDMNEPYTSKPSVEQNEVSPSNTADLDDAAIYDGDDFEEEEHVETSSTKQQPVEEVVSVSSPATPASEEPSFIVTEKQNPEEEIKGIDEVSGEETTEPEHVTIPDDTKPEMPENDNLVTEAPSEPSSPDEKLETTTQHIQRTTVSSEKDSTSEKEAHGGTLKPVSELESSSHVNDLDSGVENTSSDLPKEISTETLHSTEKQVIENQDTSTESAESTTDIKDKNSIEVSTVPAHTEKDTVSSISEDLKTTTVAPKEIVTEHSEEISTSAPSEELSVDQENKDTTEKSVETTESMVGKVTVGTVDESVSSSSSEGISGEVTTATTKETSTENESLGQVTKETPETSSESNESFPTSRKPESEENNVSIEINEDRPTTQKFLEITETSSTEPEHHVTEVSEQKPVVSDKVSGDADSQNPTESSEPIDALDKQITESPQGAVSSSTEIQQQEKIDSTSTEQGSTQKPESSSETVEEVTSKASEVTPEQSSTEKSESSSGSVEEVTSKATEVTPDQGSTEKSEATSESIEEVTSKASEVTPEQGSTEKSESTSESIEEVTSKASDVTPDQGSTEKSESSSESVEEVTSKASEVTPDQGSTEKSESSSESVEEVTSKASEVTPDQGSTEKSESSSESVEEVTSKASEVTPDQGSTEKSESSESVEEVTSKASEVTPEQGSTEKSESSSGSIEEVTSKPTEAIPEQGSAEKSESSSESVEEVTSKPSEVTPEQGSTEKSEATSESIEEVTSKASEVTPDQGSTEKSESSSESVEEVTSKPSEVTPEQGSTEKSEATSESIEEVTSKASEVTPDQGSTEKSESSSESVEEVTSKLSEVTTHQSVGEYHPTESLPDDSSEKDTTLEQTTDQHIPESTNFDKKPDQTTTPRSSESTESIVSSQEDEKEISTTENNNLPTEAEQNEIDKQDSKVTTTEKVSEATEAIDEPSQHSTESERKKEDLSTTPKQSETTESGVLVDKETTSTASEQDIHQTTGTPEEDVSTQESSEEKTTVGKSASSTTHKYSTEVVEQESTESSVDKNSEHGSDDLVKYSTELPKLETTVTSIVEQETKKTTEKSVDSTEPSEGEQEGNEPSTESAKHESTESSSVESLENEGTELTEEKNKVTTQKSLESTAITQSTEKPGHESQEALSESTSDLTTLSPVPVKDGGSESVTSSSEDLSTIASHSSEEPTTKAGTTEKSVISEQSTERVESVETETEKIEPQETTVSPLSELTSSPIEENKPTTAVPTEHAENGDSSPTTIPNEIVTSPKSVYKEPETTTEEKIEESSSVTDQEALPSPTETGSHISSESSTQIPKEETTLKSEEFTDGFIKSSTEVVTETNRDVTTSTTEKIELTTEDNVSEDIKTEKAEILSSEKEKDVFSPIDESFSVTESKGTEAVSPTTEATVDKESDHAVQISTSDENDKLTTIKVSEPEATTTRANSESVVTEQNIVSTSSEGTTSEKPSVIDGKETVPAEETEKETTTEFVRKPIETEVTTSRDIPERETYRPSTLSHFIPTVTTTTTAEPEKLPSLPDYSEPDYEENGDEFGPGTCRYGGKVYVSAQQIPRDDPCDFCFCFRSDIICLQQSCPPPIRNCHQEPIRGFCCPRYECPVSMALSMNVTTTTTTTTTTLPPHFLSHAYKGKAVKAGCLIKGQAYQVGDLVPSASGPCLQCKCGGHGQMECNPVVCSPSPMLEQMLTVAATSKRRR, encoded by the exons ATGGCGTGGTCTCGTTCAGATATGGTGTGTCTGAATCTACTTGTGTTTTTTCTGATTCCAGTGATATATGCAG CTCCCTTATCAGAGCTTGGATCGGATAATCTTGGATATTACCCAG TATCTGATCAAACAGGATGTTACTACAACTTTCAACACTATGACGAAGGGGACAGGATATTCACAAACGAACCATGTTTGAACTGTACCTGCCACAATAAAATGCTCATGTGCTATCTGAGAGTTTGCCCATTCGTTAAAGCTTATGGAGACAACTGTCGAGTGGAAAAACGTGCTGATTTGTGCTGTCCAATCATCACTTGCCCAGAAG TTCCAGTGCCTTTGATCCCGTCCAACGAAACACAAAGCACAGACGACACTGCTTTGGGTCGACCAGAAAATTACGGATGTACCATCAATGGTCTATTTTACGCTGATGGTGTCAGGATACCCGGGGATCCAGACAAGCCTTGCGAACTGTGTTACTGCATCAAGAATAAGACTGCATGTGTAATGCAAGAATGCACGCTGAAAATTCATGGCTGCACTCCTGTTTACCACAAAGACATCTGCTGCCCGATTCGTTACAACTGCG ATCGCCCTGGCCTTGAAGGACCCACGGATTCAGAAGGAGGATTGGTATTCACTACAACCACAaccacaacaacaacaacaacgacAACCACTACAGCGGCTCCCACAACAACAGAAGCGCCCTCGAGTTGTATTTACAACGAACAAGTATATCAAGACGGCGAACGATTAGAAAAGAACGAGAATGATAAACCATGTGAAACTTGTTATTGTATGAAAGGTCATATAGTTTGCGCCGTTCAAGAATGCGCCCCAACACCATTAGAGAAAATCAACTGCACTGCACTACCACCGGTTGAGGGAGAATGCTGTCCTTCGATGTACGAATGCGACAACATTTCAGGTGATCTATCCACGACTGCACCTTCTAGCGAAACAGATTCCGGGAAAGAAATTTATGGCATCCCAATGGTTCCTGTCGGCTCAGAAGTTGTTTCCGAAGTTGACACCAGCAGCGAATCAGATTCCAATGTAGAGTCTTCCACTAACCCTCACAAAGAACCGGAGCCGGAAGGAACAACTGCCCGCTTAGCTCAAGCAGATCTGTCCACCGAAGGTCAAGAACATTCATCTGAAACCCCCGAAATTCCCGAAGATGGCGTCACAACTTCTAAGCACGATGAAGAGAACGTTCCCACTATTTCTTCAGAATCTCAAGTCACGACAAATGAACCACAAGAAGGTAAAGGATCCCAAGTCCAGTATGAAACAACAACTTCGGTAATAAAACCAACCGAAAAGCAAGATGAAGCAATAACAACAGCTACATTGCAACACTCTACAGAAGGAGAGAATACTTCGTCAGACGATACTGCCGATGGTGACGAAGAAGAATCACATGAAACACCAACTACTAGAAAGAACACTGAAGCTGTAAGCTCAGAAGCAACAACGATCAGTCAAGTCAGTGAAGAGCATTCGACATCTCCTAGCACCGAAAAACAGGATGAAGTATACGATAATAACGCTAAGCAAACAACTACAACAGAAGGATATTCAACATATAAATCAACATCTGAACCAATCTCCTATTCCACAGGAGAGAACTCTGAAGATTCATCTAGTGAAGTAACAACCCTACGACAAAACCTCCAAGAAACCACCGAAGTAAGCTCTGCTGAAGCTACTACGCACTCATCAAACGCTCAAAGTGCCTCAGAAGAAGTTTCCCCTGAGGCTACAACGGAAGCTAAATTCCCTAACACTGACGATGACACAGCCCCCACTACACTGTCTCAAGTCGGAGAAGAAGATATGGATAAAATTACTGAAGCGCCTCAAATTCAAGCTCATATTTCAGATTTAGAGAAAGAATCCGATAAGTCAACATCTGTACCCGAAGCAGAATCAAGCTCATCTCACCCTGAAGATAGCAGTACAGAAAGACATACCGAGGATTCTACCAAATATGAAGATAAAATTGAAACTGACTCTACTACATCACCTAAAATCACTACAGATACATCTGAACAATCAGGAAAAGTGACTGAATCATCGCAGAATGAACAGTCACCTGAAATTAATAGTACTGAATCCCCAATCGAAAGGAAAACAACATTAGGCGAAGAAGCGACAACACAAAGCATTAAATCAGGGGAAAATACAGAAACCGCATTCACAAAAGATACATCAGAGGACAATAAGGAACACGAAACAATTACTGAGAACATAAGTGAAGTATTCAGTTCCACAGATTCACAATCGAATGAAAAGACAACAATTCCTGAGGAAGAACATCCTAAAGAAACAACTGAGGCATCAAGTGAGTCTGAAATATTGAACAATGGCGATGAATCTATGGGTTCGACTACTGTTATCAGTATGGAAGCTCCAACTCCAAAGACGCCGGTCCAGGTCGCTGATCGTATACCAGAAATTCCATCGGCAGAAACTACTATTGGAGTAGAAGATAAGGTTGTTACTGAATCTGTACAAACAATCGAAAATGAACAATCACCATCGAGCGAAAGTTCACTCCCAACAATCAGAGAAGAAACAACGGAAAAAGATGCATCGGTAAACGAATCCTTTTCAACGGAATCACTGAAAGATCAATCCGGTAAGTCAACAACAGAAATAGCaccgaaaaatcctgaaaaacagGATGTAGATAGATTCCAAGGAACAGAGAAGCCACAAGAATCTTCTACTAACAGTCCAACCGAAGAAGAGAGTACAACCCCGAAAGAAACACAGGAAATAACTGAAGGAAAACTATCAACCTCGACCGAAAACTTATCTGAAGTAACCAGTGACAATTCTAAAGAAAATGTCCCAAATGTTGTAACTGAGAAATCAATCGAAGGCGAATCGAATCATTCTGAACCTCAGGAAACTTTCGAAATCTATGAAGCGAGTACAACGCCTGAAATTGAAACTACAGAGTACCATATACCAGAAAAATCTTCCTCAGAAATTCCCACCTCACCTGAAGCTTCAGGTGGCCAGACAACGATGCAACCATCAATATTAGTAGAGAGCTCAACTGGTAGCCAATCTACCTCAAATGAGGAACCCATTTCGACTACTGGATCTGAGGCAGATGCAGATGTTGCAACTGAAAAATCAACAGCAGCTTCAACAGAATCTACGGAAACTCAAAAACCACGTACTTCTTCCACAACTTTGGGCTATGAATTAGATAAAAATTCTGCTCAGATAACTACTGAAAGTATTGCTCAATctgaaacaactgaagaacgtCTGGTTCCAGGAGAAGGCAGTTGTTTAGTCGATGGAATAACCTACGAGAACAATGCTCACATTGAACCAATTAACCAGTGCCAAGTATCCTGTAAGTGCATTAACTCTATCGTTAAATGTGAATCCATCACCTGCGATCCTCCTGCTGCCGATTTACAAAATTGTATGGCTGTCTATCCAGGACCTGATAGCTGTTGTCCTATATACAATTGTG CAACCCCTGGAGATCAGTCTATGGAATCCGGCAGTCAGAAGAAAGAACATGAAATTCAAGGATCTCCTGTGGTCACCGAAACATCGGCTTCCGAAACAACAGAAACAAGTTTCATAACTACAAGCTCTTCAAGTGTGGATGACGAGAAAGAAAGCTCAACTGACTTGATCCAAGGATCTCACAACGACATCACAACTATCAAATCCAAGGTGTCAGAGTTAACAGAAGAACCTGTCCAAGAATCAACCACTCTACCTTCTAAGGAATCTGAAAGTTCATCAACCGGCGAACAGGCATCAGTCGAGAGTAGTGAAAAAGAAACTGATGAAAGTCTGACGGAATCAAGTACAGGAGATGATAATTTGAATCAAACCAGTGGTGATGATAAGGAATCAGATATCAAAGAAGGTGAAAGTTCCACA TCACCCAGCACTGATGCTTCAGATTACGATGGCAGTTCCACATCTAAACaagaaatcttcactgaaagTGTTACGGAACCTGAAGTAGCATCAGAAGATAAGATTTCTCGCACTACCACCATTGAAACAAGTGAGGGCGCCACATCTACCGAAACTCCGCAACAAGAGTTATCAGGAACTCAAAAGAACGAAGAAGAAAATACATCATCTTCCACTCAACAATCAATCCCTGTAGAAGATGACAAGGTCAGCATAAAACCAAATCAACCTTCTGATGGAGAAGCATTGACAGATAAAACTACTCGTCCTGAAGAGACTTCTGAAAGAGTGGTAGAAGATGATAATAAAGAAGACACAACAGTTTCTGGAGAAGAGAAACCTTTTACCTCCAGACCAAGCATAGAGCAACAATCGACCGAAATTACTGcaagtgaaaaattgaacgaaGCAGAAATAACAACTCAAAGATCGGGTTACACAACTTTGAACGAAATATCTTCTCAAGGTGAAACCTCCACCGAAAAACAATTGACTGAGGGACAAACGCCCTTCACGTCGCCTACTATTGTTGACGACCATAAAGTATCAGAGAAAGTGCCAAATGGAGATATGAATGAACCCTATACAAGCAAGCCATCAGTGGAACAAAACGAGGTGAGCCCATCCAATACAGCAGATCTTGATGATGCGGCAATCTATGATGGCGATGATTTCGAAGAGGAGGAACATGTTGAAACTTCCAGTACGAAACAACAGCCTGTAGAGGAAGTGGTTTCTGTATCATCCCCTGCAACTCCAGCAAGCGAAGAGCCGAGTTTCATAGTAACAGAAAAACAAAATCCTGAAGAAGAAATCAAAGGAATTGACGAAGTGAGTGGAGAAGAAACTACTGAGCCCGAGCACGTTACAATTCCTGACGATACTAAGCCTGAAATGCCTGAAAATGATAATTTGGTAACGGAAGCTCCGAGTGAACCTTCAAGCCCTGATGAAAAACTTGAAACCACAACTCAACATATTCAGAGAACAACAGTTTCATCCGAAAAGGATTCAACCAGTGAGAAGGAAGCCCACGGAGGTACCCTTAAACCAGTTTCCGAGTTAGAGTCATCTTCTCACGTGAATGACTTGGATAGTGGTGTGGAGAACACCAGTAGTGATTTACCGAAAGAAATATCAACCGAAACGCTACATTCAACAGAGAAACAAGTGATTGAAAACCAAGATACCTCGACAGAATCTGCTGAAAGTACTACTGATATCAAAGACAAAAACTCCATTGAGGTCTCCACCGTACCCGCTCATACCGAAAAAGACACAGTTTCGAGTATCTCTGAAGACTTAAAAACGACCACAGTTGCACCGAAAGAAATAGTGACTGAACATTCGGAAGAAATTTCAACCTCTGCTCCTTCAGAAGAACTTAGTGTTGATCAAGAAAATAAAGATACTACTGAAAAATCTGTCGAGACAACAGAATCTATGGTTGGAAAGGTCACTGTAGGCACTGTAGATGAGAGTGTATCCTCATCTTCGTCTGAAGGAATCTCTGGAGAAGTCACCACGGCAACTACTAAAGAAACTTCAACTGAAAACGAATCTTTGGGACAAGTTACTAAAGAAACACCAGAAACATCTTCAGAATCTAATGAATCTTTCCCTACTTCGAGAAAACCTGAATCTGAAGAAAATAATGTATCTATCGAAATAAATGAGGATCGACCAACAACACAAAAATTCTTGGAAATAACTGAAACAAGTTCTACTGAACCTGAGCATCATGTGACTGAAGTTTCTGAGCAAAAACCAGTAGTTTCGGATAAAGTAAGTGGAGATGCAGATTCTCAGAATCCAACGGAGTCGAGTGAACCAATCGATGCGCTTGATAAACAAATCACTGAAAGTCCCCAAGGAGCAGTCAGTAGTTCTACAGAAATACAACAACAGGAAAAAATCGACTCCACATCAACTGAGCAAGGTTCAACTCAAAAACCAGAATCTTCATCAGAAACAGTTGAAGAAGTAACAAGTAAGGCATCAGAGGTTACTCCAGAGCAAAGTTCAACTGAAAAATCAGAATCATCATCAGGATCAGTTGAAGAAGTAACAAGTAAGGCAACAGAGGTTACTCCTGATCAAGGTTCaactgaaaaatctgaagcaacATCAGaatcaattgaagaagtaacaaGTAAGGCATCAGAGGTTACTCCAGAGCAAGGTTCAACTGAAAAATCTGAATCAACATCAGaatcaattgaagaagtaaCGAGTAAGGCATCAGACGTTACTCCTGATCAAGGTTCAACTGAAAAATCTGAATCATCATCAGAATCAGTTGAAGAAGTAACAAGTAAGGCATCAGAGGTTACTCCTGATCAAGGTTCAACTGAAAAATCTGAATCATCATCAGAATCAGTTGAAGAAGTAACAAGTAAGGCATCAGAGGTTACTCCTGATCAAGGTTCAACTGAAAAATCTGAATCATCATCAGAATCAGTTGAAGAAGTAACAAGTAAGGCATCAGAGGTTACTCCTGATCAAGGTTCAACTGAAAAATCTGAATCATCAGAATCAGTTGAAGAAGTAACAAGTAAGGCATCAGAGGTTACTCCAGAGCAAGGTTCAACTGAAAAATCTGAATCATCATCAGgatcaattgaagaagtaacaaGTAAGCCAACAGAGGCTATCCCTGAGCAAGGTTCAGCGGAAAAATCTGAATCATCATCAGAATCAGTTGAAGAAGTAACAAGTAAGCCGTCAGAGGTTACTCCAGAGCAAGGTTCaactgaaaaatctgaagcaacATCAGaatcaattgaagaagtaacaaGTAAGGCATCAGAGGTTACTCCTGATCAAGGTTCAACTGAAAAATCTGAATCATCATCAGAATCAGTTGAAGAAGTAACAAGTAAGCCGTCAGAGGTTACTCCAGAGCAAGGTTCaactgaaaaatctgaagcaacATCAGaatcaattgaagaagtaacaaGTAAGGCATCAGAGGTTACTCCCGATCAAGGTTCAACTGAAAAATCTGAATCATCATCAGAATCGGTTGAAGAAGTAACCAGTAAGTTATCAGAGGTTACTACTCACCAATCCGTAGGAGAGTATCACCCAACAGAATCATTACCTGACGATTCCTCAGAAAAGGACACGACATTGGAACAAACGACTGATCAACACATTCCTGAGTCAACTAATTTCGATAAAAAGCCGGACCAAACCACAACACCAAGATCATCTGAATCGACTGAATCTATTGTATCCAGCCAAGAAGATGAAAAAGAAATAAGCACGACTGAAAATAATAATCTACCGACTGAAGCTGAACAAAATGAGATCGATAAACAAGACAGTAAAGTCACAACTACTGAAAAAGTATCAGAGGCAACTGAAGCAATCGACGAACCATCCCAACATTCAACTGAATCTGAACGTAAGAAAGAGGATCTTAGCACCACCCCAAAACAATCGGAAACTACTGAATCTGGAGTATTAGTAGATAAGGAAACCACTTCGACAGCCTCCGAACAGGATATTCATCAAACGACCGGAACTCCTGAAGAGGATGTTAGTACACAAGAGTCTTCGGAAGAAAAAACAACAGTGGGTAAATCAGCAAGTTCAACAACCCATAAATATTCAACCGAAGTTGTTGAACAAGAATCGACAGAATCTTCTGTTGATAAAAATAGTGAACATGGGTCAGACGATCTCGTGAAATATTCAACCGAACTGCCCAAATTAGAAACAACTGTGACCTCGATTGTAGAACAGGAAACGAAGAAAACAACTGAAAAATCTGTTGACTCTACTGAACCttccgaaggagaacaggaaggAAATGAACCTTCGACAGAGTCTGCTAAACATGAATCAACTGAATCAAGTTCAGTTGAATCTCTTGAAAATGAAGGAACTGAgttgactgaagaaaaaaataaagtaACAACTCAAAAATCATTGGAATCAACAGCAATTACTCAGTCGACTGAAAAACCAGGACATGAATCACAGGAAGCTTTATCAGAATCTACCTCAGATCTAACGACGTTGTCGCCAGTACCAGTGAAAGACGGAGGGTCCGAATCAGTTACATCTAGTTCTGAAGATTTGTCGACTATAGCATCCCATTCATCAGAAGAACCTACTACCAAAGCTGGAACAACTGAAAAATCTGTGATCTCTGAACAATCAACTGAACGAGTGGAATCTGTGGAAACAGAAACCGAGAAAATAGAACCCCAAGAAACAACAGTTTCTCCGCTATCTGAACTCACTTCATcaccaatagaagaaaataaaCCCACAACAGCGGTGCCAACAGAACATGCAGAGAATGGCGATTCTTCTCCGACAACAATTCCAAACGAAATTGTGACTAGTCCAAAATCTGTGTATAAAGAACCCGAAACAActactgaagaaaaaattgaagaatctTCCTCGGTAACCGATCAAGAAGCATTACCAAGTCCAACAGAAACAGGTTCACATATTTCTTCAGAATCTTCAACGCAAATTCCAAAGGAAGAAACTACATTGAAATCTGAAGAATTCACTGATGGTTTCATCAAATCATCGACTGAAGTAGTAACAGAAACAAACAGAGATGTAACAACGTCTACaacagaaaaaattgaattgaccACAGAAGATAACGTTTCAGAAGATATTAAAACAGAAAAAGCTGAAATTCTCTCATCTGAAAAAGAGAAGGATGTTTTTAGTCCAATTGACGAATCTTTCAGTGTTACAGAGAGTAAAGGAACAGAAGCGGTTTCACCTACCACTGAGGCCACAGTTGACAAAGAATCTGACCATGCTGTTCAAATAAGTACCAGCGATGAGAACGATAAACTAACGACCATCAAGGTTTCTGAACCAGAAGCCACAACCACTCGTGCAAACTCAGAAAGTGTAGTCACCGAGCAAAATATAGTTTCAACATCTTCCGAAGGAACTACTTCAGAGAAACCTTCCGTTATTGACGGAAAAGAAACGGTACCTGCTGAAGAAACTGAGAAAGAAACAACAACAGAATTCGTCAGAAAACCAATTGAAACTGAAGTAACAACATCTAGAGATATTCCAGAACGGGAAACTTATCGACCATCAACACTTTCACATTTCATTCCTACCGTCACTACTACAACAACGGCCGAACCTGAGAAACTTCCAAGTCTTCCGGATTACTCTGAACCAGACTACGAAGAAAACGGAGATGAGTTTG